A section of the Equus caballus isolate H_3958 breed thoroughbred chromosome 21, TB-T2T, whole genome shotgun sequence genome encodes:
- the DNAJC21 gene encoding dnaJ homolog subfamily C member 21, whose protein sequence is MKCHYEALGVRRDASEEELKKAYRKLALKWHPDKNLDNAAEAAEQFKLIQAAYDVLSDPQERAWYDNHREALLKGGLDGEYQDDSLDLLHYFTVTCYSGYGDDEKGFYTVYRNVFEMIAKEELESVLEEDVEDFPTFGDSQSDYDTVVHPFYAYWQSFCTQKNFAWKEEYDTRQASNRWEKRAMEKENRKIRDKARKEKNELVRQLVAFIRKRDKRVQAHRKLVEEQNAEKARKAEEMRRQQKLKQAKLAEQYKEQSWMTVADLEKELQEMEARYEKEFGDGSDEDELEEHELKDEQDGKDSDEAEDAELYDGLYCPACDKSFKTEKAMRNHEKSKKHREMVALLKQQLEEEEENFSGPQTDENLLNVNSEEEVEDAPKLKLSKKQKKKKQKPAQNYDDNFNENGTGEGVKVDPEDTNLNQDSAKELEDSPQENVSVSETVDLCDDPKSEAKSVPKPKGKKAKDTKKSVKVPAEPQTMNDVIISCTTCHSEFPSRNKLFDHLKATGHARAPSSSSLNSVTSSRSKKEKRKNR, encoded by the exons ATAAAAATCTGGACAATGCCGCAGAAGCAGCTGAACAATTTAAACTAATTCAAGCGGCGTATGATGTGTTGAGTGACCCTCAGGAAAGAGCGTG gTATGATAATCATAGAGAGGCTCTGCTTAAAGGTGGGCTTGATGGAGAATATCAGGACGACAGCTTAGACTTGCTTCACTATTTCACTGTTACCTGTTACTCTGGTTATGGAGATGATGAAAAG GGCTTTTATACAGTGTATCGTAATGTTTTTGAAATGATTGCAAAGGAAGAGCTGGAATCGGTGTTAGAAGAGGATGTTGAGGATTTCCCAACTTTTGGAGATTCCCAGAGTGACTATGATACG GTAGTCCACCCTTTCTACGCTTATTGGCAGAGTTTCTGCACTCAAAAGAACTTCGCTTGGAAGGAGGAGTATGATACACGACAAGCTTCAAACCGCTGGGAGAAACGAgccatggaaaaagaaaacagaaagattcGAGACAAAGCGAGGAAAGAGAAGAACGAGCTTGTACGTCAGCTGGTAGCTTTCATTCGGAAAAGAGATAAAAGAGTGCAGGCTCATCGGAAACTTGTGGAAGAGCAGAACGCGGAGAAGGCGAGGAAGGCCGAAGAGATGAGGCGGCAGCAGAAGCTGAAGCAGGCGAA ACTGGCAGAGCAGTACAAAGAACAGAGCTGGATGACAGTGGCTGACTTGGAGAAGGAGCTCCAGGAGATGGAGGCACGTTATGAAAAGGAGTTTGGAGACGGATCAGATGAAGATGAGCTGGAGGAACACGAGCTCAAAGACGAGCAGGATG GTAAAGATAGTGATGAGGCCGAGGATGCTGAGCTGTATGATGGCCTTTACTGCCCAGCGTGTGACAAATCTTTCAAGACGGAAAAGGC CATGAGGAATCACGAAAAATCCAAGAAGCACCGGGAAATGGTGGCCTTGTTGAAACAACagttggaggaagaggaagaaaatttttCAGGACCTCAAACTGATGAAAATTTGTTGAATGTCAATTCTGAGGAAGAAGTGGAGGATGCACCAAAACTAAA GCTTtctaaaaaacagaagaaaaagaaacagaaaccagcaCAG AACTATGATGATAATTTCAATGAAAATGGAACTGGAGAAGGAGTAAAGGTTGATCCAGAAGATACCAACTTAAATCAAGACAGTGCCAAAGAATTAGAAGATAGCCCCCAAGAAAATGTCAGTGTCTCGGAGACTGTCGACCTGTGTGATGACCCAAAAAGTGAAGCTAAAAG tgtTCCTAaacccaaaggaaagaaagccaaAGACACAAAAAAATCTGTCAAAGTACCTGCTGAACCACAGACAATG aaTGATGTTATTATCAGCTGTACAACCTGCCATAGTGAATTTCCATCCCGGAATAAACTTTTTGACCATCTCAAGGCCACAGGTCATGCCAGAGCACCTTCATCATCTTCTTTAAACAGTGTAACTAGTAGTcgaagcaagaaagagaaacgTAAAAACAGATAG